One Leptospira wolbachii serovar Codice str. CDC genomic region harbors:
- a CDS encoding YajQ family cyclic di-GMP-binding protein, with translation MAQDPSFDIVSKIERPELQNAVAQAMTEIQTRFDFKGSNSEIKLTEDTLVLTSENEIKLKQVIDVLTTKMAKRGISLKAFDFESKVESATGQTVRQKVKIQNGLDKEQTRQITTLIKDQKLKVQATIQGESVRVVGKKKDDLQEVMAAIRNANFNFDANFTNFKG, from the coding sequence ATGGCACAAGATCCATCATTTGACATTGTATCAAAAATCGAAAGACCGGAATTACAAAATGCCGTGGCCCAAGCCATGACCGAAATCCAAACCAGGTTTGATTTTAAAGGTTCCAATTCAGAGATCAAACTTACCGAAGATACCTTGGTTTTGACCTCGGAAAATGAAATCAAATTGAAACAAGTGATCGATGTCCTCACGACCAAAATGGCCAAAAGGGGAATTAGCCTCAAAGCCTTTGATTTTGAGTCCAAAGTGGAGTCGGCGACCGGCCAAACAGTTCGCCAAAAAGTAAAGATCCAAAATGGCTTGGACAAAGAACAAACGAGACAAATCACCACCCTCATCAAAGACCAAAAATTGAAAGTCCAGGCCACCATCCAGGGCGAATCAGTCCGGGTTGTGGGTAAAAAAAAGGACGATTTACAAGAGGTGATGGCGGCTATCCGGAATGCGAATTTTAATTTTGATGCCAATTTTACGAACTTTAAGGGATAG